A region of Phytohabitans rumicis DNA encodes the following proteins:
- a CDS encoding IclR family transcriptional regulator — protein MSKQQAPTQRSDAAEASETGGVRSVQRAMDILSLLTETRPVVSIREIVEATGLAKTTVIRLVQTLEQAGLLWATDKGYTAGPGLWRWAHLAKRAWELPPETQQIMRDLAARQRETVNLYVARDIYRVCVAQQESPQPLRHVVQVGDELPMWAGASSKVLLRDATPALLTRVARSSPYGESHVDTLRGWVDAVLTTGYATSAGEREAGLSAVAVPVTGRSVAVVAALSLSGPTIRFTDDRIAEFVDDLKRVAARMSERGFDHPLATV, from the coding sequence GTGAGCAAACAGCAAGCACCGACGCAGCGGTCCGACGCCGCCGAGGCGTCCGAGACCGGCGGCGTGCGCAGCGTGCAGCGGGCCATGGACATCCTGTCGCTGCTGACCGAGACCCGCCCGGTGGTGAGCATCCGGGAGATCGTCGAGGCGACCGGGCTGGCCAAGACCACCGTGATCCGGCTGGTGCAGACCCTGGAGCAGGCCGGCCTGCTCTGGGCCACCGACAAGGGCTACACCGCCGGGCCGGGGCTGTGGCGCTGGGCGCACCTGGCCAAGCGGGCGTGGGAGCTGCCGCCGGAGACCCAGCAGATCATGCGCGACCTGGCCGCCCGGCAGCGGGAGACGGTCAACCTGTACGTCGCCCGCGACATCTACCGGGTGTGCGTGGCGCAGCAGGAGAGCCCGCAGCCGCTGCGGCACGTCGTGCAGGTCGGCGACGAGCTGCCGATGTGGGCCGGCGCCTCCTCCAAGGTGCTGCTGCGGGACGCCACGCCGGCGCTGCTGACCCGGGTGGCCCGCAGCTCCCCGTACGGGGAGTCGCATGTGGACACCCTGCGCGGCTGGGTCGACGCCGTCCTGACCACCGGCTACGCCACCAGCGCCGGCGAGCGCGAGGCGGGCCTGTCCGCCGTCGCCGTACCGGTCACCGGCCGGTCGGTGGCGGTGGTCGCCGCGCTGTCGCTGAGCGGCCCGACGATCCGCTTCACCGACGACCGGATCGCCGAGTTCGTCGACGACCTCAAACGCGTCGCGGCGCGCATGTCCGAGCGGGGCTTCGACCATCCCCTCGCGACGGTCTAA